From a region of the Agromyces ramosus genome:
- a CDS encoding methylated-DNA--[protein]-cysteine S-methyltransferase: MTNVFLIRIDSPIGRLEIVGDDDAVTGLSIERDGLLPHDAEPERSNALLERARAELIEYFAGDRTDFDIPVRLVGTPFQQAVWAELERLTWGEATSYGALAAAVGKPGSARAIGGAVGANPVPIIVGCHRVLASDGRITGYSGGNGIPTKLWLLGHEQIGFAA, from the coding sequence ATGACCAACGTGTTCCTCATTCGAATCGACAGCCCGATCGGGCGACTCGAGATCGTCGGCGACGACGACGCCGTCACCGGCCTCTCCATCGAACGTGACGGGCTCCTCCCCCACGACGCCGAGCCTGAGCGCTCGAACGCCCTGCTCGAGCGCGCTCGTGCCGAGCTCATCGAGTACTTCGCCGGAGATCGCACCGACTTCGACATCCCCGTCCGCCTCGTGGGCACGCCATTCCAGCAGGCCGTCTGGGCCGAGCTCGAACGCCTCACCTGGGGCGAGGCCACGTCCTATGGCGCCCTCGCCGCGGCCGTGGGCAAGCCGGGCTCCGCGAGGGCGATCGGCGGTGCTGTCGGTGCGAATCCCGTTCCGATCATCGTCGGTTGCCATCGTGTGCTCGCCTCCGACGGCCGCATCACCGGCTACTCCGGCGGCAACGGCATCCCCACCAAGCTCTGGCTGCTCGGACACGAGCAAATCGGCTTCGCCGCGTGA
- a CDS encoding DNA-3-methyladenine glycosylase I, producing MPRAEIILGDDGIARCGWGAGDAEYRRYHDEEWGTPQRDRQRLFEKVCLEGFQAGLSWITILRRRPAFREVFHDFDPERVAAMTDTDIQRLLGDERIIRHRGKIEATIQNARATLELDTPLDELLWSFAPPARATNPASFAEVPAVTPESTAMSKELRRRGYRFVGPTTMYALMQATGMVDDHLAGCFRASR from the coding sequence ATCCCCCGCGCCGAGATCATCCTCGGCGACGACGGCATCGCCCGTTGCGGCTGGGGCGCCGGTGACGCCGAGTACCGTCGCTACCACGACGAGGAGTGGGGCACTCCCCAACGCGACCGGCAGCGGCTCTTCGAGAAGGTCTGCCTGGAGGGATTCCAGGCCGGCCTCTCCTGGATCACGATCCTCCGCCGGCGGCCCGCATTCCGCGAGGTGTTCCACGACTTCGACCCCGAACGGGTCGCGGCCATGACCGACACCGACATCCAGCGGCTCCTCGGCGACGAGCGCATCATCCGGCACCGCGGCAAGATCGAGGCGACGATCCAGAACGCCCGCGCCACGCTCGAGCTCGACACCCCGCTCGACGAGCTCCTCTGGAGCTTCGCACCGCCGGCTCGAGCCACGAATCCTGCCTCGTTCGCCGAGGTTCCCGCGGTCACACCCGAGTCCACGGCGATGAGCAAGGAACTCCGCCGTCGCGGCTACCGGTTCGTCGGTCCCACCACGATGTACGCGCTCATGCAGGCGACGGGCATGGTCGACGACCACCTCGCAGGGTGCTTCCGGGCCTCGCGGTGA
- a CDS encoding DUF4192 family protein: MTTIIRAEQAHDFLALVPTLAGFRPERSVVCVGFRGNRTVGVLRHDLPRRARDRAPLVSVIIGTLCRMPGVDAVVPIVYSDERFASGRGMPERVFLGLLVKEAERAGFLVRDALCRAADAWGSMFDRATPATGHPLALIDESPVTQLAPEEVHVLDAPESAGGLPESDAATADAIAVALGRFADDAFAEAAITRLGRNSDPVELVESLLARPASRQPVHRLAWFLHLASRPAFRDAMMLQFAFGVVVGETAHDDAVESAERAALHGESMDELVERELAEGGLDPVSDLLSRLLLGQSMLRPDRARVEDALALLLPLIANAPPTHRVGPLCIAAWLSWSLGRGSAAGSLIDRALRLEPVHPMANLLATFIGSGALPEWAFARAVPVDVAEERRGARADQ, translated from the coding sequence ATGACGACCATCATCCGCGCCGAACAGGCGCATGACTTCCTCGCCCTCGTGCCGACGCTCGCCGGCTTCCGCCCGGAACGATCCGTCGTGTGCGTCGGCTTCCGCGGGAATCGCACCGTCGGTGTGCTCAGGCACGACCTGCCGCGGCGGGCTCGCGACCGAGCCCCGCTCGTGTCGGTGATCATCGGCACCCTGTGCCGGATGCCCGGGGTCGACGCAGTCGTACCCATCGTCTACTCCGATGAGCGCTTCGCGTCGGGGCGAGGAATGCCCGAACGGGTGTTCCTCGGGCTGCTCGTGAAGGAGGCGGAGCGGGCCGGTTTCCTGGTGCGCGACGCGCTCTGCCGCGCGGCGGACGCATGGGGCTCGATGTTCGATCGCGCCACACCAGCCACGGGGCATCCGCTCGCCCTCATCGACGAGAGCCCGGTCACGCAACTCGCACCCGAGGAGGTCCACGTCCTCGACGCACCGGAGTCGGCGGGAGGATTGCCCGAGAGCGATGCCGCGACGGCCGACGCGATCGCCGTGGCGCTCGGCAGGTTCGCCGATGACGCGTTCGCCGAGGCGGCGATCACCCGCCTCGGTCGCAACTCGGATCCGGTCGAGCTCGTCGAATCGCTCCTCGCCCGACCGGCATCACGGCAGCCGGTGCACCGACTCGCGTGGTTCCTCCACCTGGCGTCGCGCCCGGCGTTCCGCGATGCGATGATGCTGCAGTTCGCATTCGGCGTCGTCGTCGGCGAGACGGCGCACGACGATGCCGTCGAGAGCGCCGAACGTGCGGCCCTGCATGGCGAGAGCATGGACGAGCTCGTCGAGCGGGAGCTGGCGGAGGGCGGTCTGGACCCGGTCTCCGACCTCCTCTCGCGACTCCTGCTCGGACAGTCGATGCTCCGCCCCGACCGTGCTCGCGTCGAGGACGCGCTCGCCCTCCTCCTGCCACTGATCGCGAATGCCCCGCCGACGCATCGGGTCGGGCCACTGTGTATCGCGGCGTGGCTCTCGTGGTCGCTCGGGAGAGGTTCGGCAGCCGGCAGCCTCATCGACCGGGCACTCCGACTCGAGCCCGTGCACCCGATGGCGAATCTCCTCGCCACCTTCATCGGCAGCGGCGCGCTGCCCGAGTGGGCGTTCGCACGCGCGGTGCCCGTGGATGTCGCCGAAGAGCGGCGCGGAGCGCGAGCCGATCAGTGA